The Pseudomonas sp. TH06 genome has a window encoding:
- a CDS encoding DUF3649 domain-containing protein, translating into MKAKLATLPMSYRLAVTSRVLAAVFGGYLVAALASVTLTMWLPLNRAEAVVTGMTVSFLVYLVAVLWCFACRTAWSAWVGLLVPSVILATISGAARGLGYA; encoded by the coding sequence ATGAAAGCCAAACTCGCCACACTTCCCATGTCCTATCGTCTGGCTGTCACCTCACGGGTGTTGGCGGCGGTATTCGGCGGCTATCTGGTTGCCGCGCTGGCCAGTGTCACCCTGACGATGTGGCTGCCGTTGAACCGCGCCGAAGCCGTGGTGACCGGCATGACCGTTTCCTTCCTGGTTTATCTGGTCGCGGTGCTGTGGTGTTTTGCCTGCCGCACGGCGTGGTCGGCATGGGTCGGTTTGCTGGTGCCGAGTGTGATTCTGGCGACCATCTCCGGCGCGGCCCGTGGGTTGGGTTACGCATGA
- a CDS encoding sigma-70 family RNA polymerase sigma factor, with protein sequence MPSAHPVESLYQAHHSWLTGWLRRKLGCPDSAADLAQDTFIKVLTAREPPVIIEPRAFLTTLAKRVLFNHYRRQDLERAYLDTLAQMPEMLAPSEEDKAIILQTLMELDQLLDGLPRLVKRAFLLAQVDGLSYPQIAIELGISVATVKRHLNKAAMRCYFAL encoded by the coding sequence TTGCCGTCCGCCCATCCCGTCGAATCGCTTTATCAGGCCCACCACAGCTGGCTGACCGGCTGGCTACGGCGCAAACTCGGCTGCCCGGACAGCGCCGCGGACCTGGCGCAGGACACCTTCATCAAAGTGCTGACCGCCCGCGAACCGCCGGTGATCATCGAACCTCGCGCCTTTCTCACCACGCTCGCCAAGCGTGTTCTGTTCAATCACTACCGCCGTCAGGATCTCGAACGCGCCTACCTCGACACCCTCGCGCAGATGCCGGAAATGCTCGCGCCGTCGGAAGAAGACAAAGCGATCATCCTGCAAACCCTGATGGAGCTCGATCAGTTGCTCGACGGTTTACCGCGCCTGGTCAAACGCGCCTTTTTGCTGGCGCAGGTCGATGGCCTGAGTTATCCGCAGATCGCCATCGAACTGGGCATTTCCGTCGCGACAGTCAAACGTCATCTGAACAAAGCGGCGATGCGCTGCTATTTCGCCCTATGA
- a CDS encoding FecR domain-containing protein codes for MNRVADFSAQVAEQAVHWLMEMQQGALSPRQQLAWQQWLDAHSEHRRAWEHIQRVNQRLRGVASPLAHAALNAPKSGSRRQALKLLLILGAGSAATWGMHEHNPLPSLLADYRSPMGQRRKIALGEGSQLQLNTASAVDVDGTQRLIRLLEGEILLTAAQSFEVRTAHGTLRTRDARLNVRQFADRTQVALFEGRAELTANGRAPLLLPAARQLSFTSTAVSDTQPLDANSGAWAEGMLVAAHMRLGDFLDELGRYRRGQLNCDKKVADLLISGTYPLDDSERILDLLEISLPVKVKRFTRYWVTVEARV; via the coding sequence ATGAACCGCGTCGCGGATTTTTCTGCGCAAGTGGCTGAACAAGCCGTGCACTGGCTGATGGAAATGCAGCAAGGCGCGCTGTCGCCGCGCCAACAATTGGCCTGGCAACAATGGCTGGATGCGCACAGTGAACATCGCCGGGCGTGGGAACACATTCAGCGGGTCAACCAGCGCTTGCGCGGTGTGGCCTCGCCGCTGGCACACGCGGCATTGAATGCGCCGAAGTCCGGCAGTCGGCGTCAGGCGCTGAAATTGCTGCTGATTCTCGGCGCCGGCTCGGCGGCTACCTGGGGCATGCACGAACACAATCCGCTGCCGTCGCTGCTCGCCGACTACCGCAGCCCGATGGGTCAACGACGCAAGATTGCGTTGGGCGAAGGCAGTCAGTTGCAACTCAATACCGCCAGTGCCGTGGATGTCGATGGCACGCAGCGCCTGATCCGCTTGCTCGAAGGCGAGATTCTTCTGACCGCGGCGCAATCGTTCGAAGTGCGGACTGCACACGGCACTCTAAGAACCCGGGACGCTCGCCTGAACGTGCGCCAGTTTGCCGATCGCACGCAGGTCGCCTTGTTCGAAGGTCGGGCCGAACTGACAGCCAACGGACGCGCACCGCTGCTGCTGCCGGCCGCCCGTCAACTGAGTTTCACCTCCACGGCTGTCAGCGACACTCAACCGCTGGACGCCAACAGCGGCGCCTGGGCCGAGGGCATGCTGGTCGCGGCGCATATGCGTCTGGGTGACTTTCTCGATGAGCTGGGCCGCTATCGTCGCGGCCAACTCAATTGCGACAAGAAGGTGGCCGACTTGCTGATCTCCGGGACTTATCCACTGGACGACAGCGAGCGGATTCTGGATCTGCTGGAAATCAGCTTGCCGGTGAAAGTGAAGCGCTTTACCCGTTACTGGGTAACCGTCGAAGCGCGGGTTTAA
- the fecA gene encoding TonB-dependent Fe(3+) dicitrate receptor FecA, with amino-acid sequence MHPTRLTPLARTLRNLVLGASLSFGALPTAMAADAKAYHIAPSSLENALNQFGREAGVLISFGSQVTSGVQSRGLEGNYTTEQGLDALLEGTGLQARAEGNNAFSLQPAGDTALELDTSKVVGDWLGDAQQINVFEHPGARDVIRREEFERQGATQARDVLNRIPGVNAPENNGTGSHDMALNFGIRGLNPRLAARSTVLMDGIPVPFAPYGQPQLSFAPISMGNMDAVDVVRGGGAVRYGPQNVGGVVNFVTRAIPDEPTVKGGFQTETSPSSSHDGFKTSANLLAGGTNENGLGGALLYSGTRGGDWREHSDTEIDDLILKGKYQLDEANSFNAMAQYYEGKADMPGGLNVADYDADPYQSTRPKDQFWGRRTMFNFGYRYQEDRREFTANTFFTKTLRSGYLDQGTFLSLSPREYWVRGLETRFAQGFDLGPTSHEVGVGYRYINEAGHELRYRTPIASNEYPTTNSRNDRDTRGGTEANAFFVDDRIDIGKWTITPGVRYEMIESQQTNNLTNVKYKGDYNTALPALNVLYHLTDSWNLYANTEGSFGSVQYSQMPNRVSSGEVKPEKARTWELGTRYDNGALRAEIGAFLINFDNQYESNQTNDSVIARGETRHQGIETSVNYALDDLNPALAGFDVYASYAYVDATIREDGPNKGNRVPFSSKHKGTLGVGYTEGPWKLNLDSSFQSDQFADNANTSKESADGSTGKIPGYMLFSSRAGYDFGPQLSDLNVAVGVKNIFNTQYFTRSFDDNNKGKYVGEPRTVYVQTSVAF; translated from the coding sequence ATGCACCCCACCCGCCTCACGCCACTGGCTCGCACCCTGCGCAACCTTGTCCTCGGTGCCAGCCTGAGTTTCGGCGCCCTGCCCACGGCAATGGCTGCCGACGCCAAGGCGTATCACATCGCGCCGTCGTCGCTGGAAAACGCCCTCAATCAGTTTGGCCGTGAAGCCGGGGTGCTGATTTCGTTCGGCTCGCAAGTCACCAGCGGCGTACAGAGCCGTGGCCTGGAAGGCAACTACACCACTGAACAAGGTCTCGATGCATTGCTCGAGGGCACCGGTCTGCAAGCACGCGCCGAGGGCAACAATGCTTTCAGCCTGCAACCGGCGGGTGATACCGCGCTGGAGCTGGACACCTCGAAAGTCGTCGGCGACTGGCTCGGCGATGCGCAACAAATCAACGTCTTCGAACACCCCGGCGCTCGCGATGTGATCCGTCGTGAAGAATTCGAACGCCAGGGCGCTACCCAGGCGCGTGATGTGCTCAACCGCATTCCCGGCGTCAACGCCCCGGAAAACAACGGTACCGGCAGCCACGACATGGCGCTGAATTTCGGCATTCGTGGTTTGAACCCGCGCCTGGCGGCACGCTCGACTGTTCTGATGGACGGCATCCCGGTGCCGTTCGCACCTTACGGTCAGCCGCAACTTTCTTTCGCGCCGATCAGCATGGGCAACATGGATGCCGTGGACGTGGTGCGTGGCGGCGGCGCCGTGCGTTACGGCCCGCAGAACGTCGGCGGCGTGGTCAACTTCGTGACCCGGGCGATTCCCGACGAGCCGACCGTCAAGGGCGGCTTCCAGACGGAAACCAGTCCGTCGTCCAGTCATGACGGCTTCAAGACCAGCGCCAATCTGCTCGCCGGTGGCACCAACGAGAACGGCCTGGGTGGCGCGCTGCTGTATTCCGGTACCCGTGGCGGCGACTGGCGTGAACACAGCGACACCGAAATCGATGACCTGATCCTCAAGGGCAAATACCAGCTCGACGAAGCCAACAGCTTCAACGCCATGGCCCAGTATTACGAAGGCAAGGCGGACATGCCTGGCGGGTTGAACGTTGCCGATTACGATGCCGATCCGTATCAGTCCACGCGCCCGAAAGATCAATTCTGGGGCCGGCGCACGATGTTCAACTTCGGCTATCGCTATCAGGAAGATCGCCGCGAATTCACCGCCAACACCTTCTTCACCAAAACCCTGCGCAGCGGTTATCTGGATCAGGGCACGTTCCTCTCCCTGTCGCCGCGTGAATATTGGGTTCGCGGACTGGAAACCCGTTTCGCCCAAGGCTTCGACCTCGGCCCGACAAGCCATGAAGTCGGCGTCGGCTATCGCTATATCAACGAGGCCGGCCACGAGTTGCGCTATCGCACGCCGATCGCCAGCAATGAATACCCGACCACCAATAGCCGCAACGACCGCGATACACGTGGCGGCACCGAAGCCAATGCGTTCTTCGTCGACGACCGCATCGACATCGGCAAATGGACGATCACCCCGGGCGTGCGCTACGAGATGATCGAGTCGCAGCAGACCAACAACCTCACCAACGTCAAATACAAGGGTGACTACAACACCGCGCTGCCGGCGCTGAACGTGCTTTATCACCTGACCGACAGCTGGAATCTGTACGCCAACACCGAAGGTTCGTTCGGCAGCGTGCAATACAGCCAGATGCCCAACCGAGTGAGCAGCGGCGAAGTGAAACCGGAAAAGGCCCGCACCTGGGAACTCGGTACCCGCTACGACAACGGCGCGTTGCGTGCAGAGATCGGCGCGTTCCTGATCAACTTTGACAATCAGTACGAAAGTAACCAGACCAACGATTCGGTGATCGCCCGTGGCGAAACCCGTCACCAAGGCATCGAAACCAGCGTCAACTACGCCCTCGATGATTTGAACCCGGCGCTGGCCGGTTTCGATGTCTACGCCTCTTACGCCTACGTCGATGCGACCATCCGTGAAGACGGGCCGAACAAAGGCAACCGCGTGCCGTTTTCTTCGAAGCACAAAGGCACCCTTGGCGTCGGCTACACCGAAGGGCCATGGAAGCTGAATCTGGACAGCAGCTTCCAGAGCGACCAGTTCGCCGACAATGCCAACACCTCGAAGGAAAGCGCGGACGGCAGTACCGGCAAGATCCCCGGCTACATGCTGTTCAGCAGCCGCGCCGGGTATGACTTCGGCCCGCAGTTATCGGATCTGAACGTCGCGGTGGGGGTGAAGAACATCTTCAACACGCAATACTTCACGCGCTCGTTTGATGACAACAACAAGGGCAAGTACGTGGGTGAGCCGCGCACGGTTTATGTGCAAACCTCGGTAGCGTTCTGA